The following coding sequences lie in one Amycolatopsis cihanbeyliensis genomic window:
- a CDS encoding sugar phosphate isomerase/epimerase family protein, translating to MTEPHSIPVGLSTASVWPQRAGTGFELAAELGYDGVEVMVWVDQVSQDVRALRRWSADTGMPVLSMHSPSLLITQRVWSPDPEIRLRRTVDAALELGAGTVVVHPPFRWQRRYAESFADLVAELEETSGVAVAVENMFKVRPPGGGRHSRVSAFRPSIDPTDVGYRHYTLDLSHTAAARMDPLALAERMGSGLTHVHLADGTGLPKDEHLVPGHGNQPCAELLEKLTTGGFTGQVVLEVNTRRAGQQARRAGDLAEALLFARLHLGQ from the coding sequence ATGACCGAACCGCACTCGATTCCGGTCGGGTTGTCCACCGCCTCGGTGTGGCCGCAACGGGCCGGCACCGGGTTCGAGCTCGCCGCGGAACTCGGCTACGACGGCGTCGAGGTGATGGTCTGGGTCGACCAGGTCAGCCAGGACGTGCGGGCGTTGCGGCGCTGGTCGGCCGATACCGGGATGCCGGTGCTCTCGATGCATTCCCCCTCGTTGCTGATCACCCAGCGGGTGTGGTCGCCGGACCCGGAGATCCGGTTGCGCCGCACCGTCGACGCCGCACTCGAGCTCGGCGCCGGCACGGTGGTGGTGCACCCGCCGTTTCGCTGGCAGCGTCGCTACGCCGAGTCCTTCGCCGACCTGGTCGCCGAACTGGAGGAGACCAGTGGGGTCGCGGTGGCGGTGGAGAACATGTTCAAGGTCCGCCCACCCGGTGGCGGCCGGCACAGCAGGGTGTCCGCCTTCCGGCCTTCGATCGACCCCACCGATGTCGGCTACCGCCACTACACCCTCGATCTCTCGCACACCGCCGCCGCCCGGATGGACCCGCTGGCGCTGGCCGAACGGATGGGCTCCGGGCTCACCCACGTGCACCTTGCCGACGGCACCGGACTGCCCAAGGACGAGCATCTGGTTCCCGGCCACGGCAACCAGCCCTGCGCCGAGCTGCTGGAGAAGCTCACCACCGGCGGTTTCACCGGGCAGGTCGTGCTCGAGGTGAACACCCGCAGGGCGGGCCAGCAGGCGCGGCGGGCAGGCGACCTCGCCGAGGCACTGCTGTTCGCGCGGCTGCACCTCGGGCAGTGA